A stretch of Miscanthus floridulus cultivar M001 chromosome 13, ASM1932011v1, whole genome shotgun sequence DNA encodes these proteins:
- the LOC136499856 gene encoding secreted RxLR effector protein 161-like, with protein MEQRVKLVSGTAEKVLDATRYRSIIGSLRYLVNTRPDIAYAVGIASRFMESPNSEHWGAVKRIVRYISGTISYGLKYGAGGDGGLNLLGYTDSDHGGDLVLRRSTTGMVFFLGSNLVTWTSQKQKVVALSSCEAEYMAAGAGACQGVWLSRLLAELMGRRVQKFKLLVDNKSAIELCKNPVFHERSKHIDTRFHYIRDCVSNGQVDVEHVRTDNQLADILTKALSRIRFVELRQKLGILKIQQD; from the coding sequence ATGGAACAGCGTGTGAAACTTGTATCAGGAACTGCAGAAAAGGTACTTGATGCTACCAGGTATAGGAGTATAATTGGGAGTCTTAGATACTTGGTTAACACAAGACCAGATATTGCTTATGCAGTTGGGATAGCAAGTCGTTTCATGGAGTCACCAAACAGTGAGCACTGGGGTGCTGTAAAAAGGATAGTCAGATATATATCTGGAACTATCAGCTATGGGCTCAAGTATGGTGCAGGGGGAGATGGAGGTCTGAACCTGTTGGGATACACAGACAGTGACCATGGTGGTGATCTCGTGCTGCGCAGAAGCACCACTGGCATGGTATTCTTCCTGGGATCAAATTTGGTGACATGGACCTCACAGAAACAGAAAGTTGTTGCCCTCTCTTCGTGTGAGGCCGAGTACATGGCAGCAGGAGCAGGTGCTTGTCAGGGAGTGTGGCTTAGCAGGCTCTTAGCTGAACTGATGGGAAGAAGAGTTCAGAAGTTCAAACTTCTTGTGGATAACAAATCGGCCATAGAGCTATGCAAGAATCCTGTCTTCCACGAAAGAAGTAAACACATTGACACTCGCTTCCATTACATCAGAGATTGTGTCAGCAATGGGCAGGTTGATGTTGAACACGTGAGAACCGACAACCAGTTGGCTGACATACTGACAAAAGCACTAAGCAGGATCAGGTTCGTGGAGCTGCGACAGAAGCTGGGCATCCTTAAGATACAACAGGATTAG
- the LOC136499857 gene encoding uncharacterized protein, with translation MSLGVAEKPDRAAIVWWRGTGSGPCICIIKGKKKTRKSAAVVQRKKSIAFYCPVHCVCCVRPVIALRRSPAFQSAAGVRRTPPAPTYDADGDISRYLQTPSLDSHVLAVPDGEPVATHVGAPQHVPPVQGGVALPTALPPPLNMSMAFGNDDDVQNQHAMTVDVQPLQGQGLDDGHSVLPELLGTLSLYDHYSMDDEDYSVDALFKSAEDAGNNDSSAVAEHAVFPVEEGLTFVVPFVRGQLDCSKCRSVREVLHESANHKLYFVVHVGDPAGTFQHAIIDRAYINASGQTILNELMYVDLRERTHGCVRNFIANSVEMLKNDTSGQLTDSCSTSQANNAMHIQLEIDMLKEILSAPSSNTEAVGLSQSGPKGPHQTVTRADENTNNADDTVLINAANWPVFSPAILESSEVSVQHGMSWSSDASATGYESLLAKQRRTISQLTMKDIANLMHMSKKDAAKEMNISVTSLKRLCRKNNTDRWPARKINSLDSQIKKLEQAALRNVGTRGLLAIKEKMEMLKYEKAQVYTSVLKVIQETQKHNDGAGGSSG, from the exons ATGTCGCTCGGCGTGGCAGAGAAACCGGATCGAGCAGCGATCGTGTGGTGGCGGGGGACGGGCTCAGGCCCATGTATCTGCATAATAAAAGGCAAGAAAAAAACCCGAAAATCTGCGGCTGTTGTGCAGCGGAAAAAATCCATCGCATTCTATTGTCCAGTTCATTGTGTGTGTTGCGTGCGCCCGGTGATCGCGCTCCGGCGTTCGCCGGCGTTCCAGTCAGCAGCAGGGGTTCGGCGGACACCGCCGGCTCCAACATACGACGCGGACGGCGACATCAGCCGCTACCTGCAGACCCCGTCGCTGGATTCTCATGTGCTCGCAGTGCCTGACGGTGAGCCCGTGGCAACGCACGTCGGGGCGCCACAGCATGTGCCGCCCGTTCAAGGGGGCGTGGCCTTACCAACggcactgccgccgccgctgaaCATGTCTATGGCGTTCGGCAACGACGACGATGTCCAGAACCAGCATGCGATGACAGTGGACGTGCAGCCGCTGCAGGGTCAGGGTCTTGATGACGGACACAGCGTCCTTCCGGAACTACTAGGAACCTTGTCACTGTACGACCATTATTCCATGGATGACGAAGACTACAGTGTTGACGCTCTCTTCAAGAGCGCCGAGGACGCCGGCAACAATGACAGCAGCGCCGTGGCAGAGCACGCCGTGTTCCCTGTTGAGGAAGGCCTAACCTTCGTGGTGCCGTTCGTTCGCGGCCAACTGGATTGCTCCAAGTGCCGATCGGTCAGGGAGGTGCTCCATGAAAGCG CGAATCACAAGCTCTATTTTGTTGTGCACGTCGGGGACCCTGCTGGAACATTCCAACACGCGATCATTGATCGCGCGTATATCAATGCCAGTGGCCAAACCATACTGAACGAGCTCATGTATGTTGA TCTCCGCGAGCGCACGCATGGGTGTGTGCGGAACTTCATCGCAAACAGTGTGGAAATGCTCAAGAATGACACCAGTGGGCAGCTAACGGACTCTTGTTCAACATCTCAGGCAAATAACGCCATGCACATACAGCTAGAGATCGATATGCTGAAGGAAATACTTTCCGCACCTTCCTCTAATA CTGAAGCAGTAGGCCTCTCTCAGTCAGGTCCTAAAGGTCCTCATCAAACAGTCACGCGGGCAGATGAAAACACCAATAATGCTGATGACACAGTGCTTATTAACGCTGCTAATTGGCCTGTGTTTTCTCCTGCAATACTTGAATCTTCAGAAGTTAGTGTTCAACATGGAATGTCGTGGTCCAGTGATGCCAGTGCTACAGGCTACGAAAGTCTGCTAGCAAAGCAGCGCCGAACAATCTCCCAGTTGACCATGAAAGACATAGCCAACTTAATGCACATGAGCAAGAAAGATGCCGCCAAGGAAATGAATATTTCAGTCACATCTCTCAAGCGGCTCTGCCGGAAGAACAACACTGACCGCTGGCCAGCTCGCAAG ATCAATTCACTAGACAGTCAGATCAAGAAGCTCGAGCAAGCTGCACTGAGAAATGTTGGGACGAGAGGCCTGCTGGCGATTAAGGAAAAGATGGAAATGCTGAAGTATGAGAAGGCACAGGTTTATACCTCCGTCTTGAAGGTTATCCAGGAGACCCAGAAGCATAACGACGGTGCTGGTGGCAGCAGTGGTTGA